In Phytoactinopolyspora mesophila, the following are encoded in one genomic region:
- a CDS encoding ABC transporter transmembrane domain-containing protein gives MAMGGSPMGGAWMASRSFSRDRSVVERRLARGTTKRIMSYARPYRRQIAIFLTTTVASAASAAAVPLLLKVLIDSGVVPGERSVVVWAALAVAGLALFDAIMNLIGRWMSARVGEGLIFDLRRQVFDHVQRQPIAFFTRTQTGSLVSRLNSDVVGAQQAFTGTLSQVVSNFVTLVLALGAMLVLSWQITIVVLVLVPLFLLPARYIGRKLADISRESMQLNANMSQTMTERFNVSGALLVKIFGRYHRENETFGQAAARVRDIGVIQALYARYFFIGLTFLASFATAIVYGIGGWLTIDGALEVGTLVALAALLTRLYGPLTALSNVQVDIMTALVSFERVFEVLDLKPMVQDKPSAQPLEVRSAADQEPRISVEFDDVRFRYPAGDDVSLASLESLARPAGNGADEEVLRGVSFRIEPGQMVALVGPSGAGKTTITHLVSRLYDPTGGVVRVGGRDVRDITLESLHDVVGVVTQDAHMFHDTIRANLAYARPEAGDEQLHAALRSAQIHDLVNSLPDGLDTVVGDRGYRLSGGEKQRLAIARLLLKSPHVVVLDEATAHLDSESELAVQRALKTALTGRTSLVIAHRLSTIRDADLILVVDDGRVVERGTHEQLLRAGGLYSELHRTQFASQRTDGVDVPSSAR, from the coding sequence ATGGCTATGGGTGGTAGTCCGATGGGCGGGGCCTGGATGGCGTCGCGTTCGTTCTCACGGGACCGCAGCGTCGTCGAACGGCGTCTGGCTCGGGGGACAACCAAACGGATCATGAGCTACGCGCGGCCGTACCGTCGCCAGATCGCGATCTTCCTGACCACCACTGTCGCCTCGGCGGCGAGCGCGGCCGCGGTACCCCTGCTGCTCAAGGTGCTGATCGACTCTGGCGTGGTTCCCGGCGAGCGCAGCGTCGTCGTGTGGGCCGCGCTGGCGGTAGCCGGCTTGGCACTCTTCGACGCGATCATGAACCTCATCGGGCGGTGGATGTCGGCCCGGGTGGGGGAAGGGCTCATCTTCGACCTCCGGCGACAGGTCTTCGATCACGTCCAGCGGCAGCCCATCGCCTTCTTCACGCGTACCCAGACGGGGTCCTTGGTGTCCAGGCTGAACTCTGACGTCGTCGGCGCTCAGCAAGCCTTCACCGGGACGTTGTCGCAGGTGGTCAGTAACTTCGTCACCCTGGTTCTGGCGCTCGGGGCCATGCTGGTGCTGTCCTGGCAGATCACGATCGTCGTCCTGGTCCTGGTCCCGCTGTTTCTGCTTCCGGCCCGCTACATCGGCCGCAAACTGGCGGATATCTCGCGCGAGTCGATGCAGCTCAACGCCAACATGAGCCAGACCATGACGGAGCGTTTCAACGTCTCCGGCGCGCTGCTGGTGAAGATCTTCGGCCGCTACCACCGAGAGAACGAAACCTTCGGACAGGCCGCGGCGCGAGTCCGTGACATCGGCGTGATCCAAGCGCTGTACGCGAGGTACTTCTTCATCGGACTGACCTTCCTGGCGTCGTTCGCCACGGCCATCGTGTACGGTATCGGCGGCTGGCTGACCATCGACGGCGCCTTGGAAGTGGGCACGCTTGTCGCACTGGCCGCCTTGCTCACCCGCCTCTACGGCCCTTTGACGGCGTTGTCCAATGTTCAGGTCGACATCATGACCGCACTGGTCAGTTTCGAGCGCGTCTTCGAGGTCCTCGACCTCAAACCGATGGTGCAGGACAAGCCCAGCGCTCAACCGCTGGAGGTGCGGTCCGCCGCCGATCAGGAGCCCCGAATCTCGGTCGAGTTCGACGACGTCCGGTTCCGCTACCCAGCCGGAGACGACGTCTCGTTGGCCTCCCTCGAGTCCTTGGCGCGTCCGGCCGGAAACGGCGCCGACGAGGAAGTGCTGCGGGGTGTCTCGTTCCGGATCGAGCCGGGCCAGATGGTCGCGCTCGTGGGTCCGTCGGGAGCGGGGAAAACGACCATCACCCATCTTGTCTCGCGGCTGTACGACCCGACCGGGGGCGTGGTCCGGGTCGGCGGGCGCGATGTGCGCGATATCACCCTCGAGTCGCTGCACGACGTCGTCGGGGTGGTCACCCAAGACGCCCACATGTTCCACGACACGATCCGGGCCAACCTCGCCTACGCACGGCCCGAGGCGGGGGACGAGCAGTTGCACGCCGCCCTGCGCTCCGCTCAGATCCACGACCTGGTGAACTCACTGCCGGACGGGCTGGACACCGTCGTCGGCGATCGCGGATACCGGCTGTCGGGCGGTGAGAAACAGCGGCTGGCTATCGCGAGGCTGCTACTGAAGTCGCCCCACGTGGTGGTCCTGGACGAAGCGACGGCGCACCTCGACTCCGAGTCTGAGCTCGCGGTGCAGCGTGCCCTGAAGACCGCGCTGACGGGCAGAACGTCACTGGTTATCGCGCATCGACTGTCCACGATCCGGGATGCCGACCTGATTCTGGTCGTCGACGACGGCCGCGTCGTGGAGCGGGGCACCCATGAACAGCTGCTGAGGGCGGGTGGCCTGTATTCCGAGCTGCACCGGACGCAGTTCGCATCGCAGCGAACCGATGGCGTGGACGTGCCGTCGAGCGCCCGATGA
- a CDS encoding helix-turn-helix domain-containing protein: MADKLVKGARISGGQRDKLATDLKKQYEGGRSIRELASETGRSYGFVHRLLSESGVALRGRGGATRGKARKKS, from the coding sequence GTGGCCGACAAGTTGGTGAAAGGCGCGCGGATCAGCGGAGGGCAGCGTGACAAGCTCGCCACTGACCTGAAGAAGCAGTACGAAGGCGGTAGGAGCATCCGCGAACTCGCATCGGAGACCGGACGCTCTTATGGCTTCGTCCACCGGCTACTATCCGAGTCGGGAGTAGCACTTCGTGGACGTGGTGGAGCTACACGCGGCAAGGCTCGAAAGAAGTCTTGA
- a CDS encoding ABC-F family ATP-binding cassette domain-containing protein, protein MITAHEVEVRAGPQILIAGASFRIAPGDKVGLVGRNGAGKTTLTRILAGEGQQFAGTVNRSGTVGYLPQDPRTGDPDVLARDRILGARGLDVIVQQLRKAEEQIASDDPASHERGMRRYSRLESEFLALGGYASESEAATIAASLGLEDRVLSQPLRTLSGGQRRRIELARILFSDAGTMLLDEPTNHLDADSVMWLRDFLRAYKGGLVVISHDVALLDKTVNRVFHLDATRAVIDVYNVGWTTYLEQRETDERRRRRERANAEKKASVLKAQADRMRYKATKAVAAQNMERRAERLLSGLESERRTEKVAKLRFPEPAPCGKTPLTASRLSKSYGSLEVFTDVDLAIDRGSRVVILGLNGAGKTTLLRLLGGIEKPDTGAVEPGHGLRLGYYAQEHETLDTSRTVLENMRTAAPDLPDVEARRVLGSFLFSGDSVEKPASVLSGGEKTRLALATLVVSSANVLLLDEPTNNLDPASREEVLGALRSFTGAIVLVTHDEGAVEALDPERVLLLPDGAEDLWNSDYSDLVALA, encoded by the coding sequence ATGATCACTGCCCACGAGGTCGAAGTACGAGCGGGGCCGCAGATTCTCATCGCGGGCGCCAGCTTCCGGATAGCTCCAGGTGACAAAGTCGGGCTGGTCGGGCGCAACGGCGCCGGGAAAACAACGCTGACCCGCATCCTCGCCGGCGAGGGACAGCAGTTCGCCGGCACGGTGAACCGCTCCGGAACCGTCGGCTACCTTCCGCAGGATCCGCGCACCGGAGACCCCGACGTGCTTGCCCGGGACCGTATTCTCGGTGCGCGCGGGTTAGACGTCATCGTCCAGCAGCTGCGCAAGGCCGAGGAACAGATCGCCTCGGACGATCCAGCGAGCCACGAGCGCGGGATGCGCCGTTACTCGCGCCTGGAATCGGAGTTTCTGGCTCTCGGCGGATACGCCAGCGAGAGCGAGGCAGCTACCATCGCGGCCAGCCTGGGACTGGAGGATCGTGTCCTGAGCCAGCCGTTGCGTACCCTTTCAGGCGGTCAGCGCCGCCGGATCGAGCTTGCCAGGATCCTCTTCTCCGACGCCGGCACGATGCTGCTCGACGAGCCCACCAACCACCTCGACGCCGACTCCGTCATGTGGCTGCGCGACTTCCTTCGCGCGTACAAGGGCGGACTGGTGGTGATCAGCCATGACGTCGCGCTGCTGGACAAGACTGTCAATCGGGTCTTTCATCTTGATGCCACGAGGGCTGTCATCGACGTGTACAACGTCGGGTGGACCACGTACCTGGAGCAACGCGAGACCGACGAACGTCGCCGTCGACGCGAGCGAGCCAATGCCGAGAAGAAGGCCTCGGTGCTGAAAGCTCAGGCCGACCGGATGCGTTACAAGGCTACTAAGGCCGTGGCGGCGCAGAACATGGAGCGGCGGGCTGAACGGCTGTTGTCGGGACTGGAATCCGAGCGGCGTACGGAGAAAGTGGCCAAACTCCGTTTCCCGGAGCCGGCGCCTTGCGGTAAGACTCCGTTGACGGCCAGCCGGTTGTCGAAGTCGTACGGATCGCTGGAAGTGTTTACCGATGTCGATCTTGCCATCGATCGCGGGAGCAGGGTCGTCATTCTCGGGCTCAATGGCGCCGGCAAAACCACGCTGCTCCGACTACTGGGCGGTATCGAAAAACCCGATACCGGCGCGGTTGAGCCGGGACATGGTCTCAGACTTGGCTACTATGCGCAGGAACATGAGACTTTGGACACATCACGCACGGTGCTCGAGAACATGCGCACCGCAGCGCCGGACCTGCCAGACGTCGAAGCGCGGCGGGTGCTTGGCTCTTTCCTCTTCTCCGGTGACTCCGTGGAGAAACCGGCTTCGGTTCTGTCCGGTGGCGAAAAGACGCGGCTGGCATTAGCCACACTGGTCGTGTCCAGTGCCAATGTCCTTTTGCTTGATGAACCGACCAACAACCTCGATCCGGCATCCCGAGAAGAAGTCCTGGGTGCTCTGCGCTCATTCACCGGTGCAATTGTGCTGGTCACACACGATGAAGGCGCGGTCGAGGCGTTGGATCCCGAACGCGTGCTCCTGCTGCCGGATGGCGCTGAAGACCTCTGGAACTCCGACTATTCGGACCTCGTTGCTTTGGCGTGA
- a CDS encoding ATP-binding cassette domain-containing protein, translating to MIEVEAVSHAYGERQVLRGVNAVLTERRVAVIGANGSGKSTFARLLNGLVLPDHGRVRVDGLDTRTDGAGVRRRVGFVFTDPDAQIVMPTVAEDVAFSLRRLKLGKSVAARVVDEQLAEFGLAGHADHPAHLLSGGQKQLLALCSILVTEPAVLVCDEPTTLLDLRNSRRVADLLDTLPQQVVLVTHDLDAVLNYDRVLVFDDGRIVFDGPAAAAVAHYRAQVA from the coding sequence GTGATCGAGGTCGAAGCCGTCAGCCATGCCTATGGTGAACGTCAAGTATTGCGGGGCGTGAACGCCGTGCTGACCGAGCGGCGGGTCGCGGTCATCGGTGCGAACGGCTCCGGCAAGTCCACCTTCGCCCGGCTGCTGAACGGACTGGTCCTTCCCGACCACGGCAGGGTCCGTGTCGACGGTCTCGACACCCGCACCGACGGCGCGGGCGTCCGGCGCCGGGTTGGATTCGTGTTCACCGATCCTGACGCGCAAATCGTCATGCCGACAGTTGCCGAGGACGTCGCCTTCAGTCTGCGCCGGCTGAAGCTGGGAAAGTCGGTGGCCGCGCGCGTCGTCGACGAGCAACTGGCCGAGTTCGGGTTGGCCGGGCATGCCGACCACCCTGCGCATCTGCTGTCGGGCGGGCAGAAACAGTTGCTGGCCTTGTGCTCGATTCTGGTCACCGAGCCAGCGGTTCTCGTGTGCGACGAACCCACGACGCTGCTCGACCTCCGCAACAGCCGGCGGGTGGCCGATCTCCTGGACACGCTCCCCCAGCAGGTCGTCCTCGTGACGCACGATCTCGACGCCGTCCTCAACTACGATCGTGTCCTCGTGTTCGACGACGGCCGCATCGTCTTCGACGGCCCCGCCGCTGCTGCCGTTGCCCACTACCGGGCTCAGGTCGCTTGA
- a CDS encoding sensor histidine kinase — translation MLEALRRSLESAVRATNATFGVAGIVGPHRRPTTFVTVGHEPEPGPGGEPAATELLEEVINTGRIIRRQHPGVLGIPISADGEPLGAICLLDNHRGEFTEQDEHVLAGLAHLAQAVIEHLHRLEQTKQRQQWLAASNAVTTALLAGEDQSLTLRHIAQHARRAADAAAAAIARPDPSDIGIIRFQVVDAEEDMRALNGLAIPASGTATGEAFLTKAPVAVRGYGSHIMTQNADRQTVVPAVLKDLDSAIAAPLIVGHVCLGALTVARFDGAPPFTDEDVQLVESFAHHAALVMEFGRITEESYRLAVLEDRHRIARDLHDVVIQRLYASGLRLYALSADITDTAVADRANQLVDEIDLTIDSIRASIFALEDDGSESTSLRSQIRHLASGFTDVLGFEPWVNFEGPLDAAVPDQVRPELHGVVREALSNVARHASASSVYVGLTVDGYGRELTLTVVDNGVGVQSRRLGGRGLPNLEARAARWGGEFTTNSEAGHGTSLTWRIPLAMATAGELQGATS, via the coding sequence ATGCTCGAGGCGCTGCGGCGCTCGCTCGAATCGGCTGTGCGGGCCACCAATGCCACGTTCGGTGTGGCCGGCATCGTAGGCCCACACCGGCGGCCGACCACCTTCGTGACCGTTGGGCACGAGCCTGAGCCCGGCCCAGGCGGCGAGCCGGCAGCAACCGAGCTCCTCGAGGAAGTCATCAACACCGGCCGCATCATTCGCCGCCAGCACCCCGGTGTTCTCGGCATACCGATCAGCGCCGACGGCGAACCGCTGGGCGCCATCTGTCTGCTGGACAATCATCGCGGCGAGTTCACCGAGCAGGACGAGCACGTCCTCGCCGGCCTGGCACACCTGGCGCAGGCGGTCATCGAGCATCTCCACCGTCTTGAGCAAACCAAGCAACGCCAGCAGTGGCTTGCCGCCTCCAACGCCGTGACCACGGCACTGCTGGCCGGGGAAGACCAGTCGCTCACGCTACGCCACATCGCCCAGCATGCCCGGCGCGCCGCCGATGCCGCGGCAGCCGCCATCGCCCGCCCCGACCCGTCCGATATCGGCATCATCAGGTTCCAGGTCGTCGACGCCGAGGAAGACATGCGCGCGCTCAACGGGCTGGCCATCCCCGCGAGCGGCACGGCCACCGGCGAAGCCTTTCTGACGAAGGCGCCGGTAGCGGTACGTGGCTACGGATCACACATCATGACCCAGAATGCTGATCGTCAAACGGTGGTTCCGGCTGTCCTGAAGGACCTCGACTCAGCTATCGCCGCCCCGCTCATAGTCGGCCATGTCTGCCTCGGTGCGTTGACGGTCGCGAGGTTCGACGGCGCCCCGCCCTTCACCGACGAAGACGTCCAGCTGGTGGAGAGCTTCGCACACCACGCTGCCCTGGTCATGGAGTTCGGCCGGATCACCGAGGAAAGCTACCGGCTGGCGGTGCTCGAAGACCGCCACCGCATCGCTCGCGACCTGCACGACGTCGTCATCCAGCGCCTCTACGCATCGGGACTACGGCTGTACGCGCTGAGCGCCGACATCACCGACACCGCGGTCGCGGACCGAGCCAACCAGCTGGTCGACGAGATCGACCTCACGATCGACAGCATCCGCGCCAGCATTTTCGCCTTGGAAGACGACGGCTCCGAATCGACCAGCCTGAGGTCTCAGATCCGGCATCTGGCCAGCGGTTTCACCGATGTTCTCGGTTTCGAGCCGTGGGTGAACTTCGAAGGGCCTCTGGACGCGGCCGTCCCAGACCAGGTGCGACCAGAACTGCACGGCGTAGTCCGCGAGGCGTTGTCCAACGTCGCCAGGCATGCGTCAGCCAGCTCGGTCTACGTCGGATTGACCGTCGACGGCTACGGACGTGAGCTGACTCTCACGGTCGTCGACAACGGAGTGGGTGTCCAGTCCCGCCGGCTGGGAGGCCGCGGGCTGCCGAACCTCGAGGCGCGAGCCGCACGCTGGGGAGGCGAGTTCACCACGAACTCCGAAGCTGGCCATGGCACAAGCCTGACGTGGCGAATACCGCTCGCCATGGCGACCGCCGGCGAATTGCAGGGAGCCACGTCATGA
- a CDS encoding response regulator, whose amino-acid sequence MTISVFLVDDHELVRTGLRTVLDAQPDIVVVGEAGSRSQGLSAIRDTPANVAILDVRLPDGDGVTLCREIRTLLDPPPACLMLTSYSDDDALFGAIMAGASGYLMKRVAGSAVVDAVRTVAAGGSLLDSGLTSTVMSRIRGDNGRPDPGYALLTPQERRVLDLVAEGLTNRQIAERLSLAEKTAKNHVSSILHKLGFERRTEAAVYATRRRPPDAH is encoded by the coding sequence ATGACCATCTCGGTATTCCTCGTCGACGACCATGAACTCGTGCGTACTGGGTTGCGGACCGTGCTGGACGCCCAACCCGATATCGTCGTGGTCGGCGAAGCCGGCTCCAGATCCCAGGGGCTTTCCGCCATCCGTGACACGCCTGCCAACGTCGCCATTCTCGACGTTCGCCTGCCTGATGGCGACGGTGTCACGCTCTGCCGCGAGATCCGCACGTTGCTGGATCCGCCACCGGCATGCCTGATGCTGACGAGCTATTCCGACGACGACGCCCTGTTCGGCGCGATCATGGCAGGAGCGTCGGGCTATCTGATGAAGCGCGTAGCGGGTTCTGCGGTCGTCGATGCGGTCCGGACCGTGGCTGCCGGCGGTTCCTTGCTGGACTCCGGGCTGACCAGCACTGTCATGAGCCGGATCCGGGGCGACAACGGACGACCGGATCCTGGCTACGCACTGCTCACGCCGCAGGAGCGCCGAGTCCTCGACCTCGTGGCCGAGGGGCTCACCAACCGGCAGATCGCCGAGCGACTCAGCCTGGCGGAGAAGACGGCGAAGAACCACGTCTCCTCGATCCTTCACAAACTCGGGTTCGAGCGACGCACGGAGGCCGCCGTCTACGCAACTAGACGGCGGCCTCCGGACGCACATTGA
- a CDS encoding LPXTG cell wall anchor domain-containing protein, which translates to MYQQAGTAAAAGTTGTLAATGMSVIWIVIAGFALIAGAAALMRIVPRFTRPDTP; encoded by the coding sequence ATGTATCAGCAAGCAGGTACGGCTGCCGCAGCAGGCACCACCGGAACACTGGCCGCTACCGGAATGAGCGTCATCTGGATCGTCATCGCCGGCTTCGCACTTATCGCGGGCGCAGCGGCTCTCATGCGGATCGTGCCACGATTCACGAGGCCCGATACGCCCTGA
- a CDS encoding glycosyltransferase: MNSTELKMVAQGSVVLIPAHNEESQIGAALDALANQTAPPDYIVVICDNCTDNTADVARAHGADVFITQGNTNKKAGALNQVLRLLLPRLEADDTVLVQDADSILDAQFHEQAAKHLEKGYGGVGGVFRGGTGGGFVGHLQRNEYARYARDLARLKGRCLVITGTAAMFRVSTLREVAAARLDGRLPKGDGNGGVYDISVLTEDNELTFALKHLGFTVIAPAVCTLETEVMQSWRELWRQRLRWKRGAVENCFQYGFTKVTRTYWARQLLTFFGLVVTAAYLTTLTIAFSTGNVNIKLFWMLLTLLFVVERVVTVRYRGWKRMALAATMYELLFDFFLQACHAKAYFGAFFRTAKSW, from the coding sequence ATGAATTCGACGGAGCTGAAGATGGTCGCACAAGGCAGCGTGGTTCTTATTCCCGCGCACAATGAAGAAAGCCAGATCGGTGCGGCGTTGGATGCGTTGGCCAACCAGACGGCTCCGCCGGATTACATTGTCGTCATCTGTGATAATTGCACGGACAACACTGCGGACGTGGCCCGTGCCCACGGGGCAGATGTGTTTATCACTCAGGGCAACACGAACAAGAAGGCTGGTGCCCTGAACCAGGTGCTCAGGCTCTTGCTGCCCCGGCTCGAAGCTGACGACACGGTGCTCGTCCAGGACGCCGACAGTATCCTCGACGCACAGTTCCACGAGCAGGCCGCCAAACACCTCGAGAAGGGGTACGGCGGTGTGGGCGGCGTCTTCCGCGGCGGCACCGGGGGTGGGTTCGTCGGCCACCTGCAGCGTAACGAGTATGCGCGCTACGCCCGTGACCTCGCGAGGTTAAAGGGGCGTTGCCTGGTGATCACCGGGACGGCCGCGATGTTCCGGGTCTCGACGTTGCGGGAGGTGGCGGCTGCGAGGCTCGACGGACGGCTGCCCAAGGGCGACGGCAACGGCGGGGTCTACGACATCAGCGTACTGACCGAGGACAACGAGCTCACCTTCGCACTCAAGCACCTCGGCTTCACCGTGATCGCCCCAGCGGTGTGCACATTGGAGACCGAGGTGATGCAGAGCTGGCGGGAGCTGTGGCGGCAACGGCTGCGCTGGAAAAGGGGTGCGGTAGAGAACTGCTTTCAGTACGGATTCACGAAAGTAACACGAACATATTGGGCCCGCCAGCTGTTGACGTTCTTCGGTCTCGTGGTCACCGCTGCCTATCTCACGACGCTGACCATCGCGTTCTCGACAGGCAACGTGAACATCAAGCTGTTCTGGATGCTGCTGACGCTGCTTTTCGTAGTGGAAAGGGTTGTCACTGTGCGGTATCGAGGCTGGAAGCGTATGGCGCTGGCGGCCACCATGTACGAGCTCTTGTTCGACTTCTTTCTGCAAGCTTGCCATGCGAAAGCGTACTTCGGCGCCTTCTTTCGCACGGCAAAGAGTTGGTAA
- a CDS encoding DUF3626 domain-containing protein: MILMESSAARALAHIASQASGGPAGPSVRVTLHFHPDRLVGQRLLLDVIADDGVYRSQFETGISNGGLTAYPGGDRWRWESSIFGGAYDDRPGAERPKYGSLNFRGRRIGGSPRFGSAYLRLAPHVLARTSFCYPDSVFAPQHFGVADRLSPLIEMAEAGDRDPLDDYVEAHVHGEVHLARDVEALVLDPCYRKTATEAAARRLGCPIEWHDGFTLPVSELRRNPSYRGPEFVKLGLSLAEDGLLTAGMIGAAARTGSYDQQALKRVWHYVARFGTHEFKI; this comes from the coding sequence ATGATCCTCATGGAGTCGTCCGCAGCCCGCGCTCTCGCTCATATCGCCTCGCAAGCCAGCGGTGGACCGGCCGGGCCGTCCGTTCGGGTCACGCTGCACTTCCACCCGGACCGGCTAGTAGGACAACGGCTGCTCCTGGACGTGATCGCTGACGACGGCGTGTATCGGTCGCAGTTCGAAACCGGCATCAGCAATGGTGGCCTGACCGCGTACCCGGGGGGCGATCGCTGGAGGTGGGAGAGCAGCATCTTCGGCGGGGCATACGACGATCGGCCGGGAGCCGAGCGCCCGAAGTACGGGTCGCTGAATTTCCGGGGGCGGCGCATCGGGGGCTCACCCCGATTCGGGTCGGCGTACCTGCGCCTCGCCCCGCACGTGCTGGCGCGCACGAGCTTCTGCTACCCGGACAGCGTATTCGCCCCTCAGCACTTCGGCGTGGCCGACCGTTTGTCGCCCCTGATCGAGATGGCCGAGGCCGGCGATCGCGATCCACTCGACGACTACGTCGAAGCCCACGTGCATGGCGAGGTGCATCTCGCGCGAGATGTGGAGGCGCTGGTCCTGGACCCGTGTTATCGGAAGACCGCCACCGAGGCCGCTGCTCGGCGTCTCGGCTGCCCCATCGAGTGGCACGACGGGTTCACGCTCCCGGTGAGCGAACTGCGCCGCAATCCGTCGTACCGGGGCCCCGAGTTCGTCAAGCTCGGCCTGTCTTTGGCCGAAGACGGCCTGCTCACAGCCGGCATGATCGGAGCGGCGGCACGCACCGGCAGCTACGATCAGCAGGCGCTCAAGCGCGTCTGGCACTATGTGGCCCGGTTCGGCACCCATGAGTTCAAGATCTAG